In a single window of the Alosa sapidissima isolate fAloSap1 chromosome 18, fAloSap1.pri, whole genome shotgun sequence genome:
- the cd248a gene encoding CD248 molecule, endosialin a, which produces MSWTAEWPQRGGGLPLLWLLGVSLLLLLTVVSGQELREGDAVCTEDRSCFVLYFQRKTFLYAWRSCKERGGDLATLKEPGDAAAVERLFAGADLRRGAGQQQSGKLVRAWIGLQRQPRQCSANRPLRGFSWVTGDQETRFTNWQAEDSASACTSPRCVVVGYAEPSNPDNLKWSDGPCSITVDAYLCKYNYKGMCPSIPGEGGGNTFYSTPFDLLTTDLSYLPFGSVATLPCPVDTVGDQTILCTDMSDGSVNWSREAPYCSPKQSWCDQDNGGCHQLCIDKEDMHVCMCIEGYALAEDGMSCLPDDPCHDAPCESECVPVPDGGGFRCDCPEGYVLEPDERSCRDLDECQQMPCAHECVNSPGSYECRCLDGYRAVEAGECDDVDECDDGDGDGDGPCEHACENTLGSYVCHCHLGFAPTPEDPSHCRDIDECQIEQTCEQMCINYDGGFECYCQEGYELQDDHYSCRPVTDGPHGDTTAATPAAPYPWAPVLNDSMWTLPWEPRPDQAYDPDPTDYQDNTHWTVDHGAEWPPQRPLVPSPLPEEPYYRPESHTESLGDYDSFESPEPSTQFPPLVVEVLDPTPVPDLEPPTPSPTARDDTTPDWYDEGEDDHYGLTTTTGAPTTTIIEGAWNWHWTPEEEEIALGIRPLKPSPTPTPTEGAVPEDTTPTSSSPASGVDVQGLPSEGQPGEESSSAGEGEEEEEEEEGGSSWLLVGLLVPFCIFLLVMVVLGAIYCNRVSASSKPQNKNSSDCYHWISGAADKAGTEHSGSATKSHV; this is translated from the coding sequence ATGAGCTGGACAGCTGAGTGGCCGCAGCGAGGCGGCGGACTGCCTCTGCTCTGGCTGCTGGGTGTgtcgctgctgttgctgctgaccGTGGTCAGCGGCCAGGAGCTGCGGGAGGGCGATGCCGTGTGCACGGAGGACAGGAGCTGCTTCGTGCTCTACTTCCAGCGCAAGACCTTCCTGTACGCCTGGCGCAGCTGCAAGGAGCGTGGCGGAGACCTGGCCACGCTGAAGGAGCCCGGCGATGCGGCCGCTGTGGAGCGCCTCTTCGCCGGCGCTGACCTACGCAGAGGCGCCGGCCAGCAGCAGAGCGGCAAGCTGGTGCGGGCGTGGATCGGGCTCCAGCGGCAGCCGCGCCAATGCTCGGCCAACCGGCCGCTCCGCGGCTTCAGCTGGGTGACCGGCGACCAGGAGACCCGCTTCACCAACTGGCAGGCGGAGGACTCGGCCAGCGCCTGCACCTCGCCCCGCTGTGTCGTCGTGGGCTACGCCGAGCCCTCGAACCCGGACAACCTCAAGTGGTCAGACGGCCCCTGCTCGATCACCGTGGACGCGTACCTGTGCAAGTACAACTACAAGGGCATGTGTCCGAGCATACCGGGCGAAGGGGGGGGAAACACCTTTTACAGCACaccttttgacctgttgaccacGGACCTGAGCTACCTGCCGTTCGGATCGGTGGCTACTCTGCCTTGTCCCGTGGATACAGTTGGGGATCAGACGATCCTGTGCACAGATATGAGCGACGGGTCAGTGAACTGGTCGCGGGAGGCTCCCTACTGCTCGCCCAAGCAGAGCTGGTGTGATCAGGACAACGGCGGCTGCCACCAGCTGTGCATCGACAAGGAGGACAtgcacgtgtgcatgtgcatcgaGGGCTACGCGCTGGCCGAAGACGGCATGAGCTGCCTGCCGGACGACCCGTGCCACGACGCGCCGTGCGAGTCCGAGTGCGTGCCGGTGCCCGACGGCGGCGGCTTCCGCTGCGACTGCCCCGAGGGCTACGTGCTGGAGCCGGACGAGCGCAGCTGCCGCGACCTGGACGAGTGCCAGCAGATGCCGTGCGCGCACGAGTGCGTCAACTCGCCGGGCTCCTACGAGTGCCGCTGCCTGGACGGCTACCGGGCGGTCGAGGCCGGCGAGTGCGACGACGTGGACGAGTGCGACGACGGCGACGGCGACGGTGACGGGCCGTGCGAGCACGCCTGCGAGAACACGCTGGGCTCGTACGTGTGCCACTGCCACCTGGGCTTCGCGCCCACGCCCGAGGACCCAAGCCACTGCCGGGACATCGACGAGTGCCAGATCGAGCAAACCTGCGAGCAGATGTGCATCAACTATGACGGCGGCTTCGAGTGCTACTGCCAAGAAGGCTACGAGCTGCAGGATGACCACTACTCCTGCCGGCCGGTCACCGACGGCCCCCACGGGGACACCACCGCTGCCACCCCTGCTGCCCCCTACCCCTGGGCTCCTGTCCTCAACGACTCCATGTGGACCCTCCCCTGGGAGCCGCGCCCGGACCAGGCTTACGACCCGGACCCCACGGACTACCAGGACAACACCCACTGGACGGTGGATCATGGAGCAGAGTGGCCCCCGCAGAGACCGCTGGTGCCGTCACCACTGCCAGAGGAGCCGTACTACCGTCCAGAGTCCCACACAGAGAGCCTGGGCGACTACGACTCCTTTGAGAGCCCGGAGCCGAGCACTCAGTTCCCTCCACTGGTGGTGGAGGTGCTGGACCCCACCCCAGTTCCAGATCTGGAACCGCCAACCCCCTCTCCAACTGCCCGCGATGACACCACGCCGGACTGGTATGATGAGGGAGAGGATGACCACTACGGACTCACAACAACCACCGGCGCTCCCACAACCACCATCATCGAGGGGGCATGGAACTGGCACTGGACCCCCGAGGAAGAGGAGATTGCACTTGGAATCAGACCACTCAAACcctcacccacacccacacccactgaAGGGGCAGTTCCAGAGGACACCACCCCTACGTCCTCCTCTCCGGCCTCAGGAGTGGACGTGCAGGGCTTGCCGTCTGAGGGCCAGCCTGGGGAGGAGAGCTCGTCagcgggggagggggaggaggaggaggaggaggaggaggggggcagcAGCTGGCTCCTGGTGGGGCTCCTGGTCCCGTTCTGCATCTTCCTGCTCGTCATGGTGGTCCTGGGAGCCATCTACTGCAACCGCGTCAGCGCCTCCTCCAAGCCGCAGAACAAGAACTCCTCGGACTGCTACCACTGGATCTCGGGCGCTGCCGACAAAGCCGGAACGGAGCATTCTGGAAGCGCCACCAAGTCCCACGTGTGA